A region of Toxorhynchites rutilus septentrionalis strain SRP chromosome 1, ASM2978413v1, whole genome shotgun sequence DNA encodes the following proteins:
- the LOC129782397 gene encoding uncharacterized protein LOC129782397 gives MSNQNEKRMKAKELKRKNILDSITRLETFLRNFDPDEHGHEIPLRLERIEKLMESFETVQSEYEELDVDENFALENAEIRAKVEEKYFQVKAGLLLKHSTQQLPVASTSTQAIPAQLPFPNPLSNVKLPTITLPEFDGDFNGWLTFHDTFLSMIHSSTEISSVQKFHYLRAALKGEAANFIHSITITAANYSVAWDTLIKRYSNKSLLRKKHIRAILKYPKIPNDSVEALHRILDDFQRHTKVLQQLGEPVEQFSSILIELLVDKLDDASHSAWEESIASDENPTYDKMVEFLQKRTRVLETIMVNRPSPSQSRTGNHNSGIQKQNASRVSSNAMAESVNKEYPLCPACEKQRHSLMDCLLFNEMNIQDRLRVVNDKKLCSNCFRSDHFARTCRSKFVCKQCTKRHHTMIHPGYIEVQLHPEPKSETTPKTEIEPLPGPSRVVSAIATTETLAADNSAHIAASSAAVEGNKMSVLLSTVVLIIVDAYGQEHLARALLDTGSQPNAISERLCHQLHLTRTTVNVPITGVDGTLTNAKYQVTTELRSRVNDFKQQMNFLVLRKVTSDTPAVSYSTTQWKIPESVLLADPEFNISRRIDLIIGAGHFYTLLRDGRIYLTHNLPMLVKTVFGWIVTGQMEHGDSRETATCHVAQISSIEDLLERFWKLEEVSGTNYSVDEQNCENFYRETVSREKSGRYIVRMPRHPQFKQMFGISKLTALQRFRWLERMLEKKPDLKPQYHDFIKEYIALKHMKEVPNEDVDRPDACYLPHHPVVKEDSSTTKVRVVFDGSTKMSSGHSLNEALLVGPVVQDELLTIVLRFRQFPIALVGDIEKMYRQVLLHPTDRPLQRIFWRFDSTEPIKAYELSTVTYGLAPSSFLATRTLQQLAEDEGAHFPEASRVVRKDVYVDDLISGESTVERAIQLQNDLMKLLKRGGFRLRKWVSNSLEVLSEIPEELQGTRSPMKFDPEETVKTLGICWEPETDKLRFNIAVNVINPVPTKREVLSTIAQLYDPLGLVSPVIVQAKILMQQLWLLSLEWDDEITPDLHRKWKIFCQQLPTLSKFRIDRNAFIRNYQVAEYHTFADASKAAYGACIYIRSEDAHGNVKVSLLASKSKVAPLKPISIPRLELCAALLATRLFEKVVAALDQISSRKYFWSDSTVVLQWMKAPPRTWKTFVANRISEIQATTHGFPWLHVAGIENPADLLSRGFPADELVTCDKWLHGPSWLHGPKEVWPTQNLPRTELPVEELEQRTAAVLTLQTSAPHELFLRFSSYNMLLNVVGWAFRFIQNTRSKNMIRSLPKPDIRHLPMNRLNYYQRIQAHSQQFWHRWRSEYLKELQIQYKTNPKLCSLEVGSVVILKDDSLPPTRWPLARILEVHPGPDGIVRVVTIQTSGGVLKRSVSKICPLPKAGEF, from the coding sequence ATGTCAAATCAGAACGAGAAAAGAATGAAAGCTAAGGAGCTGAAGCGAAAAAACATTCTTGACTCGATTACGCGTTTGGAGACATTTTTGCGGAATTTTGATCCTGATGAACATGGCCACGAAATTCCACTACGACTGGAGCGTATTGAGAAGTTGATGGAGTCTTTCGAAACAGTACAATCAGAGTACGAAGAGCTCGATGTTGATGAAAACTTTGcactggaaaatgccgaaataaGAGCCAAGgtcgaagaaaaatattttcaagtgaAAGCTGGTTTGCTACTGAAGCACTCCACCCAACAATTGCCTGTGGCATCAACCTCTACTCAAGCTATCCCCGCGCAACTACCATTTCCCAACCCACTGTCGAACGTTAAACTGCCGACGATCACGCTGCCTGAGTTCGATGGTGATTTTAATGGATGGCTGACCTTCCACGACACCTTCCTTTCCATGATTCACTCGTCAACGGAGATATCAAGTGTGCAGAAATTTCACTATCTTCGCGCTGCTCTAAAGGGAGAAGCAGCGAATTTCATTCATTCTATCACCATCACCGCTGCGAACTACTCTGTTGCGTGGGACACGCTTATCAAGCGTTATTCCAATAAGAGTCTACTACGAAAAAAGCACATACGAGCGATCCTGAAGTACCCAAAGATCCCAAATGATTCTGTGGAGGCGCTCCACCGCATTCTTGATGATTTTCAACGGCACACCAAGGTACTGCAGCAGTTAGGAGAACCTGTCGAACAATTTAGTTCCATTCTGATAGAGCTGCTGGTAGACAAATTAGATGACGCCTCCCACAGCGCATGGGAGGAATCAATTGCATCAGATGAAAATCCGACCTACGATAAAATGGTTGAGTTCCTGCAGAAAAGGACTCGAGTACTGGAGACGATTATGGTCAACCGGCCAAGCCCATCCCAATCCAGAACCGGAAACCACAATTCTGGAATCCAAAAGCAGAATGCCTCCCGTGTCAGTTCCAACGCTATGGCTGAAAGTGTTAACAAGGAATATCCGTTATGTCCCGCCTGTGAAAAACAAAGGCATTCGCTGATGGACTGCCTCTTATTCAACGAAATGAATATTCAAGATCGTTTGAGGGTCGTAAACGACAAAAAGCTATGTAGCAATTGCTTCCGTAGCGACCATTTTGCTCGTACTTGTCGCTCAAAGTTTGTGTGCAAGCAATGCACCAAGCGACACCACACGATGATACACCCCGGTTACATCGAAGTTCAATTGCATCCGGAACCTAAATCAGAGACAACCCCGAAAACAGAAATCGAGCCCCTACCTGGTCCCTCTCGCGTGGTATCTGCTATTGCCACCACCGAGACTCTGGCTGCCGACAATAGTGCTCACATAGCAGCATCCAGCGCAGCTGTAGAAGGAAACAAAATGAGTGTACTTCTTTCTACCGTGGTTCTAATAATCGTAGATGCATATGGACAAGAGCACTTGGCTCGAGCCCTGCTGGACACAGGGTCGCAGCCGAACGCAATCAGTGAACGGTTGTGTCATCAATTGCATCTTACCCGCACAACAGTCAACGTCCCCATAACGGGTGTAGACGGTACCCTCACGAACGCTAAATATCAGGTGACAACTGAGCTCCGATCCAGAGTGAATGATTTCAAGCAGCAAATGAATTTTCTCGTCCTGCGAAAAGTTACCAGTGATACCCCAGCAGTTTCATATTCTACTACCCAATGGAAAATTCCGGAATCAGTTTTGTTAGCCGATCCTGAGTTTAACATTTCCCGAAGAATCGACCTCATAATTGGCGCAGGTCATTTTTACACTCTTTTGCGTGATGGACGAATCTATTTGACCCATAATCTTCCTATGCTGGTAAAAACCGTCTTTGGCTGGATCGTAACTGGTCAAATGGAGCACGGCGATTCAAGAGAAACAGCAACTTGTCATGTGGCTCAAATCTCGTCGATCGAAGATCTGTTAGAACGTTTTTGGAAACTTGAAGAGGTAAGCGGAACGAACTATTCTGTAGATGAGCAGAATTGTGAGAACTTTTATCGTGAAACCGTTTCTCGGGAAAAGTCTGGTAGATACATCGTACGAATGCCCAGACATCCTCAATTCAAACAAATGTTTGGAATCTCAAAATTGACAGCTCTTCAACGATTCCGTTGGTTAGAACGAATGCTAGAGAAAAAGCCAGATCTCAAACCGCAGTATCATGATTTCATCAAGGAATATATAGCTCTTAAGCACATGAAGGAAGTACCTAATGAAGATGTAGATCGCCCAGATGCTTGCTATCTTCCCCACCATCCAGTCGTAAAAGAGGACAGTTCGACGACAAAAGTTCGTGTCGTATTTGACGGCTCAACGAAAATGAGTTCCGGACATTCTCTCAACGAAGCCCTCCTTGTCGGACCAGTCGTTCAAGACGAATTGCTCACTATTGTTCTGCGTTTCCGACAGTTTCCAATTGCGCTAGTGGGGGACATTGAAAAAATGTACCGCCAGGTTTTGCTACATCCAACCGATCGCCCACTCCAGAGAATATTCTGGAGATTCGACAGCACTGAACCCATCAAAGCTTACGAACTCTCCACCGTTACGTACGGTCTTGCTCCGTCGTCGTTCTTGGCGACCCGAACTCTGCAGCAATTGGCAGAAGATGAAGGTGCACATTTTCCCGAGGCCAGCCGAGTAGTGAGAAAAGACGTGTACGTGGACGATTTAATTTCCGGCGAAAGCACTGTGGAACGAGCTATTCAACTGCAAAATGATTTGATGAAACTACTGAAGCGAGGTGGATTTCGTTTGCGAAAATGGGTTAGCAATTCCCTCGAAGTGTTATCAGAAATTCCTGAAGAACTCCAAGGCACCCGATCTCCCATGAAGTTCGATCCCGAGGAAACAGTTAAAACTCTCGGCATCTGCTGGGAACCAGAGACCGACAAACTGCGTTTTAATATTGCCGTCAACGTAATAAATCCGGTACCAACTAAACGGGAAGTGTTGTCAACGATTGCCCAGCTGTACGATCCACTTGGGCTCGTGTCCCCCGTCATCGTTCAAGCAAAGATCCTAATGCAACAACTCTGGCTTCTGTCCTTAGAATGGGATGATGAAATTACTCCAGATCTTCACCGTAAGTGGAAAATATTCTGCCAACAACTTCCCACTCTTTCAAAATTTCGGATTGATCGAAATGCATTCATTCGGAATTATCAAGTCGCCGAATACCACACATTTGCAGACGCATCAAAAGCTGCATATGGAGCATGTATTTACATCCGATCCGAAGACGCCCATGGCAACGTCAAAGTGAGTTTGCTGGCTTCCAAATCGAAGGTAGCCCCATTGAAACCAATCAGTATTCCCCGGCTCGAGTTGTGCGCAGCTCTCCTCGCTACCCGTTTGTTTGAAAAAGTAGTTGCTGCTCTGGATCAGATTTCCTCTAGGAAGTACTTCTGGTCAGACTCAACAGTGGTCCTGCAGTGGATGAAGGCGCCACCGCGGACCTGGAAAACTTTTGTTGCCAACCGTATTTCCGAAATACAAGCGACAACCCATGGATTCCCTTGGCTGCACGTTGCAGGGATCGAAAATCCCGCTGATTTGTTGTCCCGCGGTTTCCCTGCTGACGAACTAGTCACCTGTGACAAATGGCTTCACGGACCAAGCTGGCTACACGGACCCAAGGAAGTGTGGCCCACCCAAAATCTCCCGCGCACCGAGCTCCCAGTGGAAGAATTGGAACAACGTACTGCAGCTGTGCTGACTCTCCAAACTTCTGCTCCCCACGAATTATTCCTGCGATTCTCATCATACAATATGTTGCTGAATGTGGTGGGATGGGCATTCCGATTCATCCAAAATACACGCTCAAAGAATATGATTAGGTCACTCCCCAAACCAGATATCCGCCATCTACCGATGAATCGACTAAACTACTACCAACGGATTCAAGCCCACAGCCAACAGTTTTGGCACCGATGGAGGTCAGAGTACCTAAAGGAACTGCAGATACAATACAAAACAAACCCGAAACTATGCAGCCTCGAAGTTGGGAGTGTTGTAATTCTGAAGGACGACAGTCTTCCACCGACGCGCTGGCCCCTCGCGCGTATCCTAGAAGTCCATCCCGGACCTGATGGCATCGTCCGCGTGGTGACTATTCAAACTTCGGGAGGTGTACTGAAGCGATCTGTATCGAAGATTTGTCCTTTACCCAAAGCAGGAGAATTTTGA